The genomic segment TCCCGGTATCGACTGGTTTGTTCATGCTGTTGCTCCTATCCGGCCGGCATCATCCGGTCTCGACCGTTATCTGCTCTGCCATCCTGATTCCCATGGCGATCTCCACTTCACCGATGAGCACGACGACAGGGCCTTTGATGGGCTGTTTTGTAATCATCTTCAGC from the Methanoculleus sp. SDB genome contains:
- a CDS encoding iron transporter FeoA, yielding MRKKLSDLAFGEKGVVTEILASGRELNCMGLRKGKQLKMITKQPIKGPVVVLIGEVEIAMGIRMAEQITVETG